One window of the Mangifera indica cultivar Alphonso unplaced genomic scaffold, CATAS_Mindica_2.1 Un_0020, whole genome shotgun sequence genome contains the following:
- the LOC123205983 gene encoding EVI5-like protein isoform X1 produces the protein MERRRIDDHEPGPAPSPRAVDRFGFVKQEQTSYPEIAIKSRSAIEFEREERRVRKWRKMIGVGGSDWKHYVRRKPHVVKRRVRKGIPDCLRGLVWQLISGSRDLLLMNPGVYEQLVIYETSASELDIIRDISRTFPSHVFFRQRHGPGQRSLYNVLKAYSVYDRDVGYVQGMGFLAGLLLLYMSEEDVFWLMVALLKGAVHAPMEGLYQVGLPLVQQYLYQFDHLVREHLPKLGEHFTKEMINPSMYASQWFITVFSYSFPFHLALRIWDVFLFEGVKIVFKIGLALLKYCHDDLVKLPFEKLIHALRNFPEHSMDPDTLLPMAYSIKVSRRLEELKLEYDKKNEKISSISRN, from the exons ATGGAAAGGAGAAGAATAGATGATCATGAACCGGGTCCAGCTCCTTCACCTCGAGCAGTAGATAGATTTGGTTTTGTGAAGCAGGAACAAACTAGTTATCCTGAGATTGCAATTAAGAGCAGGTCAGCCATTGAATTTGAGAG GGAGGAAAGACGAGTtagaaaatggagaaaaatgATTGGGGTTGGAGGGAGTGATTGGAAGCATTATGTTAGGCGTAAACCTCATGTGGTCAAAAGGCGTGTAAGGAAAGGAATTCCTGATTGTTTAAGGGGTCTTGTTTGGCAGTTGATCTCTGGAAGTCGGGATCTTTTGCTGATGAACCCTGGTGTTTATGAG CAACTAGTTATATATGAGACATCAGCTTCAGAACTGGATATAATTCGGGATATTTCACGTACATTCCCTTCTCATGTTTTCTTCCGCCAGAGACATGGACCTGGTCAAAGGTCTCTTTATAATGTTTTGAAGGCATATTCTGTATATGACAGAGATGTTGGATATGTTCAG GGAATGGGGTTTCTAGCTGGTCTTTTACTTCTTTACATGAGTGAAGAGGATGTGTTTTGGTTAATGGTTGCATTATTGAAAGGAGCTGTACATGCCCCTATGGAAGGATTGTATCAG GTGGGGTTACCTCTTGTGCAACAGTACTTGTATCAGTTTGACCACTTGGTGCGGGAGCACTTACCAAAGCTTGGAGAGCATTTTACTAAAGAAATGATAAATCCTAGTATGTATGCAAGTCAGTGGTTCATAACTGTTTTCTCATACTCTTTTCCATTCCATTTGGCTCTCCGAATTTGGGATGTCTTCCTTTTTGAG GGTGTTAAGATTGTTTTCAAAATTGGTTTGGCCCTCTTAAAATACTGCCATGATGACTTG gtAAAATTACCCTTTGAGAAACTCATACATGCTTTGCGTAACTTCCCTGAGCACTCCATGGATCCAGATACACTATTGCCAATGGCTTACTCGATTAAG
- the LOC123205983 gene encoding EVI5-like protein isoform X2, translating into MERRRIDDHEPGPAPSPRAVDRFGFVKQEQTSYPEIAIKSRSAIEFEREERRVRKWRKMIGVGGSDWKHYVRRKPHVVKRRVRKGIPDCLRGLVWQLISGSRDLLLMNPGVYEQLVIYETSASELDIIRDISRTFPSHVFFRQRHGPGQRSLYNVLKAYSVYDRDVGYVQGMGFLAGLLLLYMSEEDVFWLMVALLKGAVHAPMEGLYQVGLPLVQQYLYQFDHLVREHLPKLGEHFTKEMINPSMYASQWFITVFSYSFPFHLALRIWDVFLFEGVKIVFKIGLALLKYCHDDLVKLPFEKLIHALRNFPEHSMDPDTLLPMAYSIKVESLTIFYGH; encoded by the exons ATGGAAAGGAGAAGAATAGATGATCATGAACCGGGTCCAGCTCCTTCACCTCGAGCAGTAGATAGATTTGGTTTTGTGAAGCAGGAACAAACTAGTTATCCTGAGATTGCAATTAAGAGCAGGTCAGCCATTGAATTTGAGAG GGAGGAAAGACGAGTtagaaaatggagaaaaatgATTGGGGTTGGAGGGAGTGATTGGAAGCATTATGTTAGGCGTAAACCTCATGTGGTCAAAAGGCGTGTAAGGAAAGGAATTCCTGATTGTTTAAGGGGTCTTGTTTGGCAGTTGATCTCTGGAAGTCGGGATCTTTTGCTGATGAACCCTGGTGTTTATGAG CAACTAGTTATATATGAGACATCAGCTTCAGAACTGGATATAATTCGGGATATTTCACGTACATTCCCTTCTCATGTTTTCTTCCGCCAGAGACATGGACCTGGTCAAAGGTCTCTTTATAATGTTTTGAAGGCATATTCTGTATATGACAGAGATGTTGGATATGTTCAG GGAATGGGGTTTCTAGCTGGTCTTTTACTTCTTTACATGAGTGAAGAGGATGTGTTTTGGTTAATGGTTGCATTATTGAAAGGAGCTGTACATGCCCCTATGGAAGGATTGTATCAG GTGGGGTTACCTCTTGTGCAACAGTACTTGTATCAGTTTGACCACTTGGTGCGGGAGCACTTACCAAAGCTTGGAGAGCATTTTACTAAAGAAATGATAAATCCTAGTATGTATGCAAGTCAGTGGTTCATAACTGTTTTCTCATACTCTTTTCCATTCCATTTGGCTCTCCGAATTTGGGATGTCTTCCTTTTTGAG GGTGTTAAGATTGTTTTCAAAATTGGTTTGGCCCTCTTAAAATACTGCCATGATGACTTG gtAAAATTACCCTTTGAGAAACTCATACATGCTTTGCGTAACTTCCCTGAGCACTCCATGGATCCAGATACACTATTGCCAATGGCTTACTCGATTAAG
- the LOC123205967 gene encoding probable inactive ATP-dependent zinc metalloprotease FTSHI 3, chloroplastic, with translation MACFSVVCNNGFLSTQDNFGLYGGKTKSLRRYTSACYNSSVGFYNCYWKSSHLLLRNDRFRFLNIGKGGVSLLGFYDCCKSQHGVSCSNGIRPLVKGSIEDNGTHVENRGNGKLRRRLSLRLRPRLRLLTVRLKRVSLRLVLNDIGLFLRKNIRRVTLFTLIPLALGLCYLLVKLTTLPSPKIVPYSDLITSLQNGSVTKVLLEEGSRRIYYNTDIKTSENIEITEEKLPVVNDSTENVDHTTARNDGVRVELPVNFNILKKFSGNQSSTPEWEFSARKIDHDEKFLLSLMREKGTTYSSAPQSPLMSMRNILITVISLWIPLTPLMWLLYRQLSAANSPAKRRRPNKNMVNFDDVEGVDTAKVELMEIVSCLQGAINYQKLGAKLPRGVLLVGPPGTGKTLLARAVAGEAGVPFFTVSASEFVELFVGRGAARIRDLFSAARKCAPAIIFIDELDAVGGKRGRSFNDERDQTLNQLLTEMDGFESDMKVVVIAATNRPEALDPALCRPGRFSRKILVGEPDQEGRRKILSVHLRGVPLEEDTHLIGDLVASLTPGFVGADLANIVNEAALLAARRGSETVTREDIMEAIERAKFGINDRQLKPSTISKELGKIFPWMPSLVGRNDTKPDNLQGPLGYQTLS, from the exons ATGGCTTGTTTTTCTGTTGTTTGCAATAATGGGTTTCTGTCTACTCAAGATAACTTTGGACTTTATGGTGGAAAGACAAAGTCTTTGAGGAGATATACTAGTGCCTGTTATAATTCTTCTGTGGGATTTTATAATTGTTACTGGAAATCTTCACATTTGTTGCTTCGTAACGATAGGTTTAGGTTTCTTAACATTGGCAAAGGTGGAGTTTCTTTGTTGGGATTTTATGATTGTTGTAAGTCTCAACATGGGGTAAGTTGTAGCAATGGAATTAGGCCATTAGTGAAAGGAAGCATTGAAGATAACGGAACCCATGTGGAGAATAGAGGAAATGGGAAATTGAGAAGGAGACTTTCGTTAAGATTGCGTCCAAGGTTGCGTTTGTTGACAGTGAGATTGAAGAGGGTTTCCCTTAGGTTGGTGTTGAATGATATTGGGCTGTTTTTGAGGAAGAATATTAGGAGGGTGACTTTGTTTACTTTGATACCTCTCGCTCTTGGGCTGTGCTATTTGCTTGTCAAATTAACGACATTGCCATCACCGAAGATTGTTCCATATTCGGACTTGATAACAAGCCTTCAAAACGGGTCTGTTACAAAAGTATTACTTGAAGAGGGGTCTCGTCGGATATATTATAACACAGACATTAAGACTTCTGAAAATATTGAGATTACAGAAGAAAAATTACCAGTAGTAAATGATTCAACTGAGAATGTGGATCATACAACTGCCAGAAATGACGGTGTGAGAGTGGAACTGCCagtgaattttaacattttgaaaaagttttcagGGAATCAATCTTCTACTCCTGAGTGGGAGTTTTCCGCTAGAAAAATAGATCATGATGAGAAATTTCTTCTTAGTTTGATGAGAGAAAAGGGAACAACTTATAGCTCAGCTCCTCAGTCACCATTAATGTCaatgagaaatattttaattacagTGATATCTTTGTGGATTCCCTTAACCCCTTTGATGTGGCTTCTTTATCGTCAACTTTCTGCTGCTAATAGCCCGGCAAAACGTCGGCGACCCAATAAAAACATGGTTAACTTTGATGATGTGGAGGGTGTTGACACTGCTAAAGTAGAGCTTATGGAG ATAGTTTCATGCCTTCAAGGAGCAATAAACTACCAAAAACTAGGGGCAAAGTTACCTAGAGGTGTGTTGTTGGTGGGCCCTCCTGGAACTGGGAAAACATTGCTTGCTCGTGCAGTGGCTGGTGAAGCAGGAGTGCCATTTTTCACTGTTTCTGCCAGTGAATTCGTGGAGTTGTTTGTTGGAAGGGGGGCAGCTCGCATTAGAGACCTCTTTAGTGCAGCAAGGAAATGTGCACCAGCaatcatatttattgatgaaCTTGATGCAGTTGGAGGAAAGCGTGGTAGAAGTTTCAATGATGAACGTGACCAAACACTGAATCAG TTGCTGACAGAAATGGATGGATTTGAGTCAGACATGAAAGTGGTTGTCATTGCAGCAACTAATAGGCCAGAGGCATTGGATCCAGCCCTTTGTCGCCCTGGTCGCTTCTCCAGAAAAATTCTTGTGGGAGAACCCGACCaggaaggaagaagaaagatcTTGTCTGTGCATTTAAGGGGTGTTCCTCTCGAAGAAGATACGCATCTTATTGGTGATCTTGTTGCTTCTCTTACCCCAGGCTTTGTCGGTGCTGATCTAGCAAACATTGTGAATGAAGCTGCTTTACTTGCTGCTCGTAGAG GCAGTGAAACTGTGACAAGGGAAGATATAATGGAAGCTATAGAGCGAGCAAAGTTTGGGATCAATGATAGACAGCTAAAGCCTAGTACAATAAGCAAAGAGCTTGGGAAAATTTTCCCATGGATGCCATCTCTCGTGGGAAGAAATGACACAAAACCGGATAATTTGCAAGGGCCTTTAGGCTATCAAACTCTAAGCTGA